A window from Opitutia bacterium ISCC 52 encodes these proteins:
- a CDS encoding VCBS repeat-containing protein, with protein MRSIIFFHILNVFLALGCSGKEASEPWHRHTIDNTSLGADGARSMDVNGDGLPDIVAGWEQGGVSRIYLMTREPGQKPTWTLVGVGPALSVEDALLVDVDQDGAVDVISSTEGKNKEVVIHWAPSNLKNYKDSRQWETETLFQDGSMWMYAIAMDIDGQNGLDIVVGAKGDGAKIGWLESPENPRKISDWKFHPLSEAGWIMSLIEIDMDDDGDSDILISDRKSKLGGIRWLENPGKKSNQLRKAWTNHWIADHLSEAMFIDTFDFDGDGIEEMVVPYYDESNQGQMSIFRSEDRLGWRENQISYPPDMGRAKALSVGDINLDGQSDLVLSTEGAYEGRSGVVWLKYLKSWDNPNWSVHDISGPEGLKFDLNLLLDLDGDGDLDVINTEENNNAKDGKAGLGLIWYENPTR; from the coding sequence ATGAGATCTATCATTTTCTTCCACATTCTTAACGTCTTCTTGGCTCTGGGATGCAGTGGCAAGGAAGCATCAGAACCATGGCACCGTCATACCATTGATAATACCTCTCTCGGAGCGGATGGCGCACGGAGTATGGACGTGAACGGAGATGGCTTGCCCGATATTGTCGCAGGTTGGGAGCAAGGCGGAGTGAGTAGAATCTATTTAATGACTCGTGAGCCGGGACAAAAACCCACTTGGACGCTTGTTGGGGTTGGCCCCGCATTATCAGTCGAAGATGCCCTCCTGGTCGATGTAGATCAGGATGGAGCAGTCGATGTGATCAGCTCAACCGAAGGAAAGAACAAAGAGGTGGTCATTCATTGGGCACCCTCAAATCTAAAGAACTACAAAGACTCCAGGCAATGGGAAACCGAAACACTATTTCAAGATGGTAGTATGTGGATGTATGCCATCGCGATGGATATCGATGGGCAGAACGGACTGGACATCGTGGTAGGCGCAAAAGGGGACGGTGCGAAAATTGGATGGCTGGAATCTCCGGAAAATCCACGAAAGATATCCGATTGGAAATTTCACCCACTTTCAGAAGCGGGCTGGATAATGTCGCTGATCGAAATCGACATGGATGACGATGGCGATTCGGACATCCTCATATCCGATAGAAAAAGTAAACTAGGTGGTATCCGCTGGCTCGAAAATCCTGGAAAGAAGTCGAATCAGTTGCGTAAAGCTTGGACCAACCATTGGATCGCAGACCATCTCAGTGAAGCGATGTTCATTGATACTTTCGATTTTGACGGAGATGGGATTGAAGAAATGGTCGTTCCGTATTACGACGAATCGAATCAAGGCCAAATGAGCATTTTCCGCTCGGAAGATCGTTTAGGCTGGAGAGAAAACCAGATCTCCTACCCTCCCGATATGGGTCGAGCCAAAGCACTCTCAGTGGGTGACATCAATCTTGATGGTCAATCAGATCTCGTTCTGAGCACTGAGGGAGCTTACGAAGGCCGTAGCGGCGTGGTCTGGCTGAAGTATTTGAAATCCTGGGACAATCCCAATTGGTCTGTTCATGACATCAGCGGCCCAGAAGGCCTCAAGTTCGACCTCAACCTCCTTCTCGATCTAGATGGGGACGGTGACCTCGATGTCATCAACACCGAGGAGAACAATAACGCTAAAGACGGAAAAGCTGGCCTGGGACTCATCTGGTATGAGAATCCTACCAGATAA
- a CDS encoding PQQ-binding-like beta-propeller repeat protein gives MKLLIALSSLFLLIACSPSDEEATRLVIAAEGGKQVAIADSDGKILWKHPIKQVHDVHLLDNGNILVNNGWTKVMELNLAGETVWEYDSSKTEGFNGQKIEIHAFQRLANGNTMIAESGISRIVEVDKNGKLVSEIPLQVKDPHPHRDTRLVRKLDNGDYLVSHEGEERVARYNTSGEVVWNFQVPLFDKKPAKGHGPAGYGAKTFSAIVLKNGNYLIATGNGHSVLEVTPEKEIIWHLSQNEIPGVTLAWVTTLQELPNGNLVIGNCHAGEENPQIVEITRDKELVWSWFNWTEFGDALSNSLVVDGQRAVDLLEHL, from the coding sequence ATGAAGCTATTGATCGCCCTATCATCTCTTTTTCTTCTGATTGCTTGTAGTCCTTCGGACGAAGAAGCCACTCGTCTGGTAATAGCTGCCGAAGGTGGCAAGCAGGTCGCAATTGCAGACTCAGATGGAAAGATCTTGTGGAAGCATCCGATCAAACAGGTGCACGATGTTCATCTGCTCGATAATGGAAATATCCTGGTCAATAACGGTTGGACCAAAGTGATGGAGTTAAATTTAGCTGGAGAAACCGTTTGGGAATACGACAGCAGCAAAACGGAGGGCTTCAACGGACAGAAAATTGAGATCCACGCGTTTCAACGTTTAGCCAATGGAAATACTATGATCGCCGAGAGTGGGATCAGTCGGATTGTAGAAGTAGACAAGAATGGTAAGCTGGTATCCGAGATACCTCTACAGGTTAAAGACCCTCACCCTCATCGGGATACACGACTTGTTCGGAAACTCGATAATGGAGACTACTTGGTTAGTCATGAAGGGGAGGAACGAGTTGCACGTTACAATACTTCCGGGGAAGTGGTTTGGAACTTTCAGGTCCCTCTTTTTGATAAGAAACCCGCCAAGGGTCATGGACCTGCGGGATACGGAGCAAAAACTTTTTCAGCTATTGTATTAAAAAACGGAAACTACCTCATCGCCACTGGAAACGGTCATAGTGTCCTCGAGGTCACCCCCGAGAAGGAGATCATCTGGCATCTCTCCCAAAACGAGATCCCCGGCGTAACCTTAGCCTGGGTCACTACTCTACAAGAACTTCCCAATGGCAACCTGGTTATCGGGAACTGCCATGCCGGCGAAGAGAATCCCCAAATCGTCGAAATCACCCGCGACAAGGAGCTCGTCTGGAGTTGGTTCAATTGGACGGAGTTTGGGGATGCTCTGTCTAATAGTTTAGTGGTGGATGGGCAAAGGGCGGTAGATCTTCTTGAGCACCTATAG
- a CDS encoding sulfatase yields MRLLTLFICALTISLQAQSLPEKPNIIYIMADDLGWSDVGYNGAKFYETPNIDAMRASGMEFTSAYPGASNCMPSRACIISGMYITRTQMWTPGAEAKGKKEYMKFLVPRKGDKKGEGVMPSKLNLDPSVTSIGEVMNTAGYRTAHFGKWHMGADTQGFDVSDPDGVGGPVKNYYGKVGVTETLSEGTVKFIQENKDDPFFIYLCYWDVHSPIRAHDHVKAKYNEKLASGDWDRKWNTTYAAMIEAVDKGVGQIREAVKEAGLLENTLIVFTSDNGGASFATWCDPLKGAKGAFYEGGIRVATCMSWPGVIEAGSGCDTPITGVDYMPSFAELSGARLPNNQPVDGQSFVPLLTGKETKNRSIFWHYPLYLQGSDYNQVVNVYGTDKPYWRATPCSVIRKGDWKLIQFFETDSVELYNLKIDIGEENDLAGAHSEKAEALLAELEDWQKRTRAVIPTELNPDYNPG; encoded by the coding sequence ATGCGTTTACTCACTCTGTTTATTTGCGCCCTGACGATAAGCCTCCAGGCACAGTCACTACCAGAAAAGCCCAACATCATTTACATCATGGCAGACGACCTTGGCTGGTCGGATGTCGGCTATAATGGAGCTAAATTCTACGAGACTCCAAACATCGATGCCATGCGAGCCTCAGGCATGGAATTTACTTCCGCCTATCCGGGTGCTTCCAATTGCATGCCATCCCGAGCCTGCATCATCAGCGGCATGTATATTACCCGTACGCAGATGTGGACTCCCGGCGCGGAAGCAAAGGGAAAGAAGGAATATATGAAGTTTCTCGTCCCACGCAAAGGGGACAAAAAAGGAGAAGGTGTCATGCCTTCGAAACTGAACCTGGATCCTTCGGTCACTTCCATTGGGGAAGTCATGAATACAGCAGGGTACAGAACCGCGCATTTTGGGAAGTGGCATATGGGTGCTGATACCCAGGGCTTTGATGTAAGCGACCCAGACGGAGTAGGAGGACCCGTAAAAAACTACTATGGCAAAGTAGGAGTTACAGAGACCCTCAGCGAGGGCACCGTAAAGTTTATTCAAGAAAACAAAGATGACCCATTCTTCATCTATCTGTGCTACTGGGATGTGCATTCGCCGATCCGCGCTCACGACCATGTCAAAGCCAAATACAATGAAAAGCTGGCAAGCGGCGATTGGGATCGAAAATGGAATACGACTTACGCCGCGATGATCGAAGCAGTCGACAAAGGCGTTGGACAAATCCGTGAGGCGGTGAAAGAGGCTGGATTACTTGAAAACACGCTTATCGTATTTACTTCCGATAACGGCGGAGCTTCATTTGCCACTTGGTGTGATCCTCTAAAAGGAGCCAAAGGTGCTTTTTACGAAGGCGGCATTCGTGTAGCAACTTGTATGAGCTGGCCAGGAGTTATAGAAGCGGGATCCGGTTGTGATACCCCCATCACCGGTGTAGATTACATGCCAAGTTTCGCTGAACTATCAGGAGCACGTCTTCCAAACAATCAACCTGTCGATGGCCAGTCGTTTGTCCCTTTGCTCACAGGCAAAGAGACGAAAAACCGTTCTATCTTCTGGCATTACCCACTCTACTTGCAGGGCTCAGACTATAACCAGGTAGTAAATGTTTATGGAACAGATAAGCCCTACTGGCGGGCCACACCTTGTAGTGTCATTCGCAAAGGTGACTGGAAACTCATCCAGTTTTTCGAAACGGATTCGGTCGAATTGTACAACCTCAAGATTGACATCGGTGAGGAGAACGATTTAGCGGGCGCCCATTCTGAAAAAGCTGAAGCCCTGTTGGCCGAGTTAGAGGATTGGCAGAAGCGCACCCGAGCCGTCATCCCCACCGAACTAAATCCAGACTACAACCCAGGCTGA
- a CDS encoding PQQ-binding-like beta-propeller repeat protein, producing the protein MNHPKMMRPDKSFFLRSSLTALLLVAILQTQAGCQPTKEASEQPVAGELNFSDTDWPYWRGLNGNGYANVQEAPTEWGENQNIVWKTFIPGRGHSTPTVVGDNIFLLTADEEKQTQSALCFDRNSGTLKWETQIHRGGWQGRIHKRNTQATPTVACDGERIFATLMHDEKIWISAIDLTGEILWQKKASDFVSHWGYSTSPTIYKSLVITSADHKDGGELTGFDRVTGEVVWKTKRPKTPNYASPIIFNLNGQDQIVLPGCEMIGGYDPNTGKLIWSSPVTTQETVGSAITDGTRIFASGGWPKNETACILADGSGELVWRNSIRTYAPSMLVTDGYVYTMTDKGIAYCWDAETGKTMWREKLGGDFSASLVLVGDHLYTSSEQGKTIIFKASPDAFELVAENQLGNEIWATPVICGDKIYLRVAHHETDGRREVLYCIGG; encoded by the coding sequence ATGAATCACCCTAAAATGATGCGCCCAGATAAATCGTTTTTTCTTCGCTCAAGCCTGACTGCCCTTCTCCTGGTGGCCATCCTCCAAACCCAAGCAGGGTGCCAACCAACGAAAGAAGCATCCGAGCAACCAGTTGCAGGTGAACTCAACTTTTCAGACACTGATTGGCCCTACTGGCGAGGCCTCAACGGGAACGGCTACGCAAACGTGCAAGAAGCACCTACTGAATGGGGTGAAAATCAAAATATTGTATGGAAGACTTTCATTCCTGGCCGCGGACATAGCACTCCAACCGTGGTGGGAGATAACATCTTCTTACTGACAGCAGACGAAGAAAAACAGACTCAATCCGCTCTATGTTTCGATCGCAACAGTGGAACTCTCAAATGGGAAACGCAGATACATCGAGGAGGCTGGCAAGGACGTATTCATAAACGCAACACGCAGGCGACCCCCACCGTTGCTTGTGACGGTGAACGCATTTTCGCCACACTCATGCATGACGAAAAAATCTGGATTTCAGCAATCGATCTAACCGGAGAGATCCTCTGGCAAAAGAAAGCCAGTGATTTTGTTTCTCATTGGGGTTACTCAACTTCACCAACCATCTACAAATCTTTAGTCATCACATCGGCAGATCATAAGGATGGTGGAGAGCTGACCGGATTTGATCGCGTAACAGGGGAAGTCGTTTGGAAGACCAAGCGACCCAAGACACCGAACTACGCATCACCCATCATTTTCAATCTGAACGGCCAGGATCAAATCGTACTACCCGGCTGCGAGATGATCGGCGGCTACGATCCCAACACCGGCAAGTTAATCTGGTCCTCCCCTGTCACAACGCAAGAGACCGTAGGTAGCGCCATCACCGATGGCACTCGCATCTTTGCCAGTGGCGGTTGGCCAAAAAATGAAACAGCGTGTATCCTGGCCGATGGCTCAGGTGAACTTGTATGGAGAAATTCCATACGCACATACGCACCTTCGATGTTAGTAACAGATGGATACGTTTATACCATGACTGACAAAGGCATTGCCTACTGCTGGGATGCCGAAACCGGAAAGACCATGTGGCGTGAAAAGCTTGGAGGCGACTTCAGCGCATCCTTAGTATTGGTTGGAGACCATCTCTACACTTCTAGCGAGCAAGGTAAGACGATCATTTTCAAAGCCTCACCAGATGCGTTTGAACTGGTGGCCGAGAACCAATTGGGTAATGAGATCTGGGCTACACCGGTTATTTGTGGCGACAAAATATACCTACGGGTTGCTCATCACGAAACAGACGGTCGAAGAGAAGTCCTTTATTGCATTGGTGGCTAA
- a CDS encoding Brp/Blh family beta-carotene 15,15'-dioxygenase produces MLRILLIDTFVNPVWEKKWLWLLFVGFWAVSWLFLDSAQTIHLIFFLFGLVVFTIPHGSSDIYLPAWILNPPWEIRPAYWLLVFCFLLVVGGIVWALSLISINFAVALFTGLIIWHWGSMDALYLYPERGPAWVIGSIGRGMLVFIAPLYFKPLETQGLILTILRVDHSHILSTLYSFSKYLLYFAIFLELLSFLANKFIEGRGLPRSMAAHGLESLLLLVTFIWVNPILSLTFYFLILHAVRHMTRVSAYIPEERGNLLDTGGILRALPNLFQRTNLMTFLAGFAMALWFAWQLYTGQSFREASLGCLLPLILLMIPHSLVSLLVDFNPKRLND; encoded by the coding sequence ATGCTACGCATTTTACTCATCGACACCTTCGTCAATCCGGTATGGGAGAAAAAGTGGCTTTGGCTGCTCTTTGTGGGATTCTGGGCGGTAAGTTGGCTCTTCTTAGATTCAGCTCAGACCATACATCTTATATTTTTTCTCTTTGGCTTGGTGGTATTCACGATACCCCATGGGTCATCGGACATATATTTACCCGCTTGGATTTTGAATCCACCCTGGGAAATCCGCCCAGCCTATTGGCTATTAGTCTTTTGTTTTCTTTTGGTGGTGGGAGGAATCGTTTGGGCGCTGAGTTTGATTTCTATAAACTTCGCTGTAGCCCTTTTTACCGGGCTGATCATCTGGCACTGGGGAAGTATGGATGCTCTCTATTTATATCCTGAGAGAGGGCCCGCATGGGTTATAGGATCCATAGGACGAGGCATGCTGGTCTTCATAGCGCCTCTCTATTTTAAACCACTTGAGACACAGGGTCTTATTCTAACCATTCTCCGCGTTGACCATAGCCACATATTATCGACACTGTATTCATTCTCTAAATACTTACTCTATTTTGCTATTTTCCTAGAGCTCCTTTCTTTTCTGGCCAATAAGTTCATCGAAGGCAGAGGATTACCTCGATCTATGGCCGCACACGGTCTCGAATCGTTACTGCTCCTGGTAACCTTTATTTGGGTCAACCCGATTCTAAGCCTAACGTTCTACTTTCTCATACTACATGCCGTCAGGCATATGACTCGGGTATCGGCATATATCCCAGAGGAACGAGGAAACTTGCTCGATACGGGGGGAATCCTGAGGGCCCTGCCCAATCTCTTTCAACGCACAAACTTGATGACCTTTTTGGCCGGATTTGCAATGGCGCTATGGTTCGCCTGGCAATTGTATACTGGACAGAGCTTCCGTGAAGCGTCTCTCGGATGCCTCCTGCCATTAATTCTACTAATGATTCCTCACTCGTTGGTCAGTTTATTGGTGGACTTTAACCCTAAACGATTGAACGACTAG
- a CDS encoding ABC transporter substrate-binding protein produces the protein MKFLKRILYFTLIFLSGILSISCNKKQQESNRDPSNTYYSESIHFADARGELIALKRSAIKIVSLVPSVTEYIFALDRGHLLIGRSDECELPENALEVEVVGSPTHIASERLVALKPDVVLVGKMMEEHQITQLEGKGFTIVVFDLQNWNSVLRDLEMLGKILGAEGDVKTLVSWLTRKRTTVEVEINSLEDSMPLSTVVLHSLNPLRAAGAGSVIDEFISISGGSNITADGSSHSSIFSFEELLQKQPDVILISTKASNRQGIKDLAKDPNWSQLPAFKNNRVYLIDGETLKTPGPRHVIAFEQIASALHPGIFDAPNGLTHVNTQPEPQRP, from the coding sequence ATGAAATTTCTCAAACGTATCCTTTACTTCACGCTCATTTTTCTGAGCGGCATCCTATCTATTTCCTGTAATAAGAAGCAGCAGGAATCGAATAGGGACCCATCCAATACCTATTATTCGGAGTCCATCCACTTTGCGGATGCCAGAGGGGAGCTCATTGCATTAAAACGCTCAGCCATCAAAATCGTATCCCTGGTTCCGAGTGTAACCGAATACATTTTTGCATTGGATCGAGGGCATTTATTAATCGGACGATCCGATGAATGTGAGCTTCCTGAGAATGCTCTGGAAGTCGAAGTTGTGGGAAGCCCCACTCACATAGCGTCTGAGCGACTGGTAGCTTTGAAACCAGACGTTGTTCTCGTAGGCAAGATGATGGAGGAACACCAGATAACCCAACTCGAGGGCAAAGGGTTTACCATCGTGGTATTTGATCTTCAGAATTGGAATTCCGTTCTCCGCGATCTTGAAATGCTGGGAAAGATATTAGGTGCCGAGGGAGATGTAAAGACCCTGGTCTCTTGGCTGACCCGGAAACGAACCACCGTCGAAGTTGAAATAAATTCATTGGAAGACTCTATGCCGCTATCGACAGTGGTCCTCCACTCCCTCAACCCATTGCGAGCAGCAGGAGCCGGCTCCGTCATTGATGAATTTATTTCTATCTCAGGTGGGTCAAACATCACGGCAGATGGTTCCTCTCACTCATCCATCTTTTCTTTTGAAGAGCTTTTGCAAAAACAACCGGATGTTATTCTCATTTCCACAAAAGCGTCTAATCGTCAGGGCATAAAAGATCTGGCTAAAGATCCGAACTGGTCTCAACTCCCCGCTTTTAAGAATAACCGAGTTTACCTCATAGATGGAGAGACTCTGAAAACACCTGGCCCCAGGCATGTAATCGCCTTCGAACAAATTGCTTCAGCTTTACACCCTGGTATTTTTGATGCCCCCAATGGACTGACACACGTAAATACTCAGCCAGAGCCCCAACGTCCTTAA
- a CDS encoding DNA alkylation repair protein: MSNLKDQYFRPETIKKLGNSLESVHAGFSAQAFVSTVLSDPWGSLELMDRMRRVADCLREYLPRDYPEALSLLRSVATGIEGFDCLVFPDFVQRYGLEYPDESIPALQDFTELCASEFAVRPFILRYPKRMFKQLERWAKSKNYDHRRLASEGCRPRLPWAAALKDLKKDSTPIFPILEILKEDPELYVRRSVANNLNDISKDHPDRVIELVKRWKGKSEDTDWIIKHACRTLLKQGRTEVLQLFGFSSPHSIQVTPLKWDRKRIAVGDSTVFSSKIQTSNASLGKLRLEYIVHFVKKNGTTSPIVL, translated from the coding sequence GTGAGTAATTTGAAGGACCAGTATTTCCGGCCTGAGACGATTAAGAAGCTAGGTAACAGCCTAGAATCCGTGCATGCTGGCTTCTCTGCTCAAGCCTTCGTTTCTACCGTTTTATCAGATCCTTGGGGTTCGTTGGAGTTAATGGATCGAATGCGACGAGTGGCTGATTGTTTGAGGGAGTACCTTCCCCGCGATTATCCGGAGGCGCTTAGCTTATTGAGATCGGTTGCTACAGGGATTGAAGGATTCGACTGCCTCGTATTTCCGGACTTTGTTCAACGCTATGGATTGGAATATCCGGATGAGTCCATACCTGCATTGCAGGACTTCACCGAGTTATGTGCTTCGGAGTTTGCCGTGCGTCCTTTTATTCTGCGGTATCCGAAACGTATGTTCAAGCAGTTGGAGCGTTGGGCCAAATCCAAGAATTATGATCACCGGCGCTTGGCCAGCGAGGGTTGCCGTCCAAGGCTGCCTTGGGCCGCAGCACTTAAAGACCTCAAGAAAGACTCTACGCCTATTTTCCCTATACTGGAAATCTTGAAAGAGGACCCTGAATTGTATGTTCGCCGATCAGTAGCCAATAACCTCAACGATATCAGCAAGGATCATCCAGACCGGGTGATTGAATTGGTTAAACGCTGGAAGGGTAAATCTGAGGACACTGATTGGATAATCAAGCACGCCTGTCGAACGCTGTTGAAGCAAGGTCGAACCGAGGTGCTACAATTATTTGGGTTTTCTTCACCCCATTCCATTCAGGTAACTCCCCTGAAATGGGACCGTAAGAGAATAGCGGTTGGCGACTCTACCGTATTCAGCTCCAAAATACAGACTTCAAATGCCTCGCTGGGTAAGCTTAGGTTGGAATACATCGTTCACTTTGTGAAGAAGAACGGGACTACTTCTCCCATAGTCTTATAA
- a CDS encoding class I SAM-dependent methyltransferase: MQKAAAFLVLGVFLWLGATKPPPPEPLYEQRTEANRDGIGKFYLGREISHVMGHQGASWLERPEREQEERTDLLVEALKIKEGDVIADIGAGSGYFAWRFANQVGESGKVLAVDIQSEMLEILAEQMEKRGVADRVEGILGTIEDPKLPPNSTNLAIMIDVYHELSHPYEMTLNMVEGLKPGGRLVFVEYRAEDPSVRIKRLHKMTEAQVKKEMTAQNLEFVETIPTLPQQHIVIFKKPE; the protein is encoded by the coding sequence ATGCAAAAAGCCGCCGCATTCCTCGTCCTGGGAGTATTCCTTTGGCTCGGAGCCACCAAGCCACCTCCTCCGGAACCACTTTACGAACAACGCACAGAAGCCAACCGCGATGGTATTGGAAAGTTCTACCTGGGTCGTGAAATCTCGCACGTCATGGGACACCAGGGTGCGAGCTGGCTCGAGCGTCCGGAGCGTGAACAAGAAGAGCGGACCGACTTGCTGGTTGAAGCGCTCAAGATCAAAGAAGGCGATGTTATCGCTGACATTGGTGCTGGCAGCGGCTACTTCGCTTGGCGATTTGCAAATCAGGTAGGCGAGTCCGGAAAGGTGTTGGCAGTGGATATCCAATCCGAGATGCTCGAAATACTAGCTGAGCAAATGGAGAAACGCGGTGTGGCTGATCGCGTGGAAGGCATACTCGGAACCATCGAAGACCCTAAACTCCCACCAAACTCAACCAATCTGGCCATTATGATCGATGTCTACCATGAGCTCAGCCACCCTTACGAAATGACCCTCAACATGGTCGAAGGACTCAAGCCGGGTGGTCGATTGGTATTTGTCGAATACCGGGCAGAAGATCCGAGTGTAAGGATCAAACGACTGCATAAAATGACCGAAGCCCAGGTTAAAAAAGAAATGACCGCACAGAACTTGGAGTTTGTAGAAACCATCCCCACACTACCCCAACAGCATATCGTTATTTTCAAAAAGCCCGAATAA
- a CDS encoding purine nucleoside permease, translating into MKASIKFLIWPTFLPAISTLSIFAESKIPIKVVVVSMFENGEHTGDQPGEMQFWVERGGFDERMDFPLGLHDLYYRNDGTLLTCTGGGVTNATASIMALGMDPRFDFSKAYWIIAGIGGADPTDAALGDAIWAKWVVDGDLAYEIDAREIPEDWDYGFIALGAREPDTLEDGWTVETISFRLNSDLVDWAYSITKDIDLGDDPEIAAFRKKFKGLPQATRPPKVLIGDTLGSSTYWHGELLNKWANNWMKLHSNGEAKFMTTNMEDNGTLTALHRMSRTGLVDPQRVLVLRTASNFSTPPPGEDAAWSTTAHYPADSIPAKEAAYKVGSTVVNELIGNWDRFESNTPGKQNPGA; encoded by the coding sequence ATGAAAGCATCGATTAAATTTCTCATTTGGCCCACATTCTTGCCTGCCATCTCAACTCTTTCTATTTTCGCTGAATCCAAGATCCCAATCAAAGTGGTCGTGGTTTCTATGTTTGAGAATGGTGAGCATACAGGCGACCAACCAGGTGAGATGCAGTTTTGGGTTGAACGTGGCGGGTTTGACGAGCGGATGGATTTCCCCCTGGGACTCCATGATCTTTACTATAGAAACGACGGCACACTACTAACCTGCACGGGGGGAGGGGTCACCAATGCCACAGCAAGTATCATGGCACTCGGGATGGACCCACGGTTTGATTTTTCCAAGGCATACTGGATCATTGCCGGTATTGGAGGGGCTGACCCTACAGACGCTGCGCTAGGAGATGCTATTTGGGCTAAATGGGTAGTAGATGGTGACCTGGCATACGAAATCGATGCCCGCGAAATTCCAGAAGACTGGGACTATGGATTCATTGCCCTGGGTGCAAGAGAGCCGGACACATTGGAAGACGGCTGGACCGTTGAGACTATTTCCTTTCGTCTAAATTCCGATCTAGTGGACTGGGCCTACTCCATAACGAAGGACATTGATTTGGGTGATGACCCGGAAATCGCGGCTTTTAGAAAAAAATTCAAGGGCCTCCCGCAAGCTACCCGCCCTCCCAAAGTCCTCATTGGGGATACACTTGGATCAAGCACCTACTGGCATGGTGAACTCCTAAACAAATGGGCCAATAACTGGATGAAACTTCACTCCAATGGAGAAGCCAAATTCATGACCACAAACATGGAAGACAACGGCACGCTCACCGCATTGCATCGTATGTCTCGTACGGGACTGGTAGATCCGCAACGTGTTCTTGTTTTACGGACCGCCAGCAACTTCTCAACTCCTCCTCCAGGAGAAGATGCAGCCTGGTCAACCACAGCCCACTACCCTGCAGACAGCATACCCGCAAAAGAAGCCGCTTACAAAGTAGGTAGTACGGTGGTTAATGAGCTCATTGGGAATTGGGATCGCTTCGAAAGCAATACACCTGGGAAGCAGAACCCAGGTGCTTGA
- a CDS encoding DUF1961 family protein has product MKYLLIYASVFTLFLSSLGLFSQVGIRGEKRQEFLKLNKASWEEAFFDSCTEDWKDKWALDGLKATISNSETGMDYSAGRVDKKDASHAVLWTKDRFKGDIKIEYEYTRTGTVTRNVTILYIQATGSKEIGVPYDLADWADVREIPAMRTYFNNLNTYHISYAAFGKNPVDEIDDYIRARRYMPQLKKGLTGTAIEPDIFKRTALFAPDVPHHITVIKTGKEIFMMIKNPEKEYLCHWNNTQFPPITEGAIGLRHMFMRSARYKNFRISTLKSN; this is encoded by the coding sequence ATGAAATATCTTTTGATATACGCCTCTGTTTTTACACTCTTCCTTAGTTCACTGGGATTATTTTCCCAGGTGGGGATCAGAGGAGAAAAACGCCAGGAGTTTTTGAAACTAAACAAGGCCAGCTGGGAGGAAGCCTTTTTTGATTCCTGCACAGAAGATTGGAAAGACAAGTGGGCGCTGGATGGACTTAAAGCAACGATCTCGAATAGCGAAACCGGCATGGATTATTCCGCAGGCAGGGTGGACAAAAAGGATGCGAGTCACGCCGTACTCTGGACCAAAGACCGGTTCAAAGGAGACATTAAAATCGAATATGAATACACCCGAACCGGGACTGTCACCCGCAATGTAACCATTTTATACATACAAGCCACCGGATCTAAGGAAATAGGAGTTCCCTACGACTTAGCTGATTGGGCAGACGTACGCGAGATCCCTGCCATGCGAACCTACTTCAATAACCTGAACACCTACCATATCAGTTACGCGGCATTCGGGAAGAATCCAGTGGATGAAATCGATGATTACATCCGCGCTAGACGATACATGCCACAGTTGAAAAAAGGGCTGACTGGCACCGCGATTGAACCGGATATTTTCAAACGGACAGCACTTTTCGCCCCAGATGTTCCTCATCACATCACGGTCATCAAAACGGGCAAAGAGATCTTCATGATGATCAAGAACCCCGAAAAGGAATACCTTTGCCACTGGAACAATACTCAGTTTCCTCCCATCACAGAAGGAGCCATTGGCTTACGCCACATGTTCATGCGAAGTGCCCGCTACAAGAATTTCCGTATTTCTACTCTAAAATCAAACTAA